One Hemibagrus wyckioides isolate EC202008001 linkage group LG07, SWU_Hwy_1.0, whole genome shotgun sequence DNA segment encodes these proteins:
- the LOC131356005 gene encoding complement factor H-like: MRVIILALSVWLCRAVKGQENCQRPALEKGFFVPHKEIYKHGVTISYGCDSGLKPALETWWGRITCNSGTWSHTPQCIDNTWCITPHVPNAQPTQQLASSYPLHATVAFRCNKGYEFQARKYQAKCVDGGWELPVCRKNLYSCDPPARVNNAIITKPYHDAFEHGDQLPYVCAKGYKPYSYSYTTCTDTRWYPEIKCERITCGKPEVQNSKPGRTLKDSYNIGDRVQFQCRTSYEFVNTDYAVCEETGTWNLPVCRPRSAVVCKAPRISHGSPAERLAESYATRTSVRFQCDRGYEFEQSAYAVCTDGQWNLPVCKRATTGGSAGGSENRETFLPVRDCGPQPLIENGDFTELPSGTELRFQCKVLYKRAGPEIVRCVSGEWTDLPVCKPPCKVDKSRIHSSYSDEYVPEGEKKTFHCPSSYYYTYSLTVQCINGQATYNHRC; encoded by the exons ATGAGGGTTATTATACTGGCTTTATCTGTTTGGTTATGCCGGGCTGTGAAGG GACAAGAAAACTGTCAGCGTCCGGCTCTTGAGAAAGGCTTTTTCGTTCCACACAAGGAGATTTACAAACACGGCGTTACTATTTCGTATGGCTGTGACTCGGGCCTGAAACCTGCACTGGAAACATGGTGGGGACGGATAACATGCAATTCTGGCACATGGTCACACACCCCTCAGTGTATTG ATAACACTTGGTGTATTACCCCGCACGTGCCAAACGCCCAGCCTACACAACAGTTGGCATCATCCTACCCTCTTCATGCCACCGTTGCTTTTAGATGCAACAAAGGCTATGAGTTTCAGGCAAGAAAATATCAAGCAAAGTGTGTAGATGGAGGTTGGGAGTTGCCAGTGTGCCGAA AAAACCTTTACTCTTGTGATCCCCCTGCCCGTGTTAACAACGCGATCATCACAAAACCTTACCATGATGCTTTCGAGCACGGCGACCAGCTTCCTTATGTTTGTGCAAAAGGATACAAGCCATACAGTTACAGTTATACCACTTGCACGGATACGAGGTGGTACCCTGAGATTAAATGTG aaagAATAACGTGTGGTAaaccagaagtgcaaaacaGCAAACCTGGCAGAACATTGAAAGACTCCTATAACATTGGAGACAGGGTTCAATTTCAGTGCCGCACCAGCTATGAGTTTGTAAACACGGATTATGCGGTGTGTGAAGAAACTGGAACCTGGAATCTGCCAGTGTGTAGAC CTCGAAGTGCGGTGGTGTGTAAAGCTCCACGTATCTCACACGGCAGTCCTGCAGAACGTTTAGCAGAGAGCTACGCTACAAGAACCTCTGTAAGGTTTCAATGTGACCGCGGCTATGAGTTTGAACAAAGTGCCTATGCAGTTTGTACAGATGGACAATGGAACCTGCCCGTGTGTAAAC GTGCCACGACTGGGGGTTCTGCTGGGGGTTCTGAGAACAGAGAGACATTTTTACCTG TCCGTGATTGCGGACCTCAACCCCTTATTGAAAATGGAGATTTCACAGAGTTACCAAGTGGAACGGAATTACGATTTCAGTGTAAGGTATTATATAAACGAGCGGGACCTGAAATAGTAAGATGTGTTTCTGGAGAGTGGACGGATCTCCCAGTGTGCAAAC CACCGTGTAAAGTGGACAAGAGCCGCATTCATTCTAGTTACTCTGATGAATATGTGCCGGAGGGTGAAAAAAAGACTTTTCACTGTCCTTCCtcatattattatacatatagtTTAACTGTCCAGTGCATTAATGGACAAGCAACCTATAATCATAGAT GTTAA